One segment of Stappia sp. 28M-7 DNA contains the following:
- a CDS encoding DUF459 domain-containing protein → MTACATFSARRPGVPARHSARGRFRLAMLVALVTAFCLLLPDLQPGKVADFGPVSALAQNGRPIVQPGDSRKSNFHPLSPLLRLFGVDNSRRRTRIQPREPRQRLQPSREPVRPVVVEVPKEADARVVLVVGDALAGELAEGLEATYSEVPSVRVDSLSINDAGLAGAGPGTLGDRVRGIIQGRRVAAIVMLIGSLDQRDITTETGTAPFRSEAWNAIYGQRIGDLVAVARAQRTPVVWVGLPPPKGVARRNDFAHINTVAKQRAEAANAIYVDVWDVFLDENGGYTSYGPDVEGTRRQLRSADGIGFTWHGRRKIAFFAERSIARILGSSGAFAFEGVEDDPNFIVLTGRQGAPETVLAGGENAKNAPVVDTPQYQLIVQGAPIAPQSGRVDDFRAP, encoded by the coding sequence ATGACAGCTTGTGCCACTTTCTCCGCGCGTCGTCCCGGCGTGCCTGCCCGCCATTCGGCGCGCGGGCGTTTCCGGCTGGCCATGCTGGTGGCGCTGGTCACCGCATTCTGCCTGCTGCTGCCCGACCTGCAGCCGGGCAAGGTGGCCGATTTCGGCCCGGTTTCGGCGCTGGCGCAGAACGGCCGGCCGATCGTCCAGCCGGGAGATTCGCGCAAGTCGAACTTCCACCCGCTGTCGCCGCTGCTGCGGCTGTTCGGCGTCGACAACAGCCGCCGCCGCACCCGCATCCAGCCGCGCGAACCGCGCCAGCGGCTTCAGCCCTCGCGCGAGCCGGTGCGGCCCGTGGTTGTCGAGGTGCCGAAGGAGGCCGACGCACGGGTGGTCCTGGTGGTCGGCGATGCGCTGGCCGGCGAGCTGGCGGAAGGGCTGGAGGCGACCTATTCGGAAGTCCCGTCGGTGCGCGTCGACAGCCTGTCGATCAACGATGCGGGCCTTGCGGGCGCCGGTCCCGGCACGCTCGGCGATCGGGTTCGTGGCATCATCCAGGGCCGCCGCGTTGCGGCGATCGTGATGCTGATCGGCTCGCTCGACCAGCGCGATATCACGACGGAAACCGGCACGGCCCCGTTCCGCAGCGAGGCGTGGAACGCGATCTATGGCCAGCGGATCGGCGATCTGGTCGCCGTCGCGCGGGCGCAGCGCACGCCGGTGGTCTGGGTCGGCCTGCCGCCGCCCAAGGGCGTCGCCCGGCGCAACGACTTTGCCCATATCAACACGGTCGCCAAGCAGCGGGCGGAAGCGGCCAACGCCATCTATGTCGACGTGTGGGACGTGTTCCTGGACGAAAACGGCGGCTACACGTCCTACGGCCCCGACGTGGAAGGCACGCGCCGGCAGCTGCGCTCGGCCGACGGCATCGGCTTCACCTGGCACGGCCGGCGCAAGATCGCCTTCTTCGCCGAGCGCTCCATTGCCCGCATCCTCGGCTCGTCGGGCGCCTTCGCCTTCGAGGGGGTGGAGGACGATCCCAATTTCATCGTTCTGACCGGGCGGCAGGGCGCGCCGGAGACGGTTCTGGCCGGCGGCGAAAACGCCAAGAACGCGCCCGTCGTCGACACGCCGCAATACCAGTTGATCGTGCAAGGCGCGCCCATTGCGCCGCAGAGCGGACGGGTCGACGACTTCCGCGCCCCGTAA
- a CDS encoding VOC family protein, whose protein sequence is MIFRYSILYVDDVPATLDFYERAFALQRGFLHDGGDYGELATGETRLAFSSKTLMRQLGKTPSQADAKAPVFELAFETDDVHAALERAVAAGATLLQDARREEWGQTTAYVSDPNGYLVEICSPVQLPSAG, encoded by the coding sequence ATGATCTTCAGATACTCGATCCTCTATGTCGACGACGTCCCGGCGACGCTCGATTTCTACGAGCGCGCCTTCGCACTGCAGCGCGGCTTCCTGCATGACGGCGGCGACTATGGCGAGCTCGCGACCGGCGAGACGCGTCTTGCCTTTTCCTCCAAGACCCTGATGCGCCAACTCGGCAAGACGCCGAGCCAGGCCGACGCGAAGGCGCCGGTCTTCGAGCTCGCCTTCGAGACGGACGACGTGCATGCAGCGCTCGAGCGGGCGGTGGCGGCCGGCGCCACGCTGCTGCAGGACGCACGCCGCGAGGAGTGGGGACAGACCACTGCTTATGTCAGCGATCCCAACGGCTATCTGGTGGAAATCTGCTCGCCGGTCCAGTTGCCGAGCGCCGGCTGA
- a CDS encoding AraC family transcriptional regulator encodes MPDGAAFLAWQHLATAPERTPVLPDGCRDVLVLHRAGAAPQVVLTAFDLCPRIAELAAGTLIEGFRLRPGAGIAPQVLAEIARDAERGSGDGVAEILGNALAGLEGRGGDVGTAIRLLAGPGESLASVARGLGLSPRSLQRRFREQGLPPPDHWRLLGRARRAAGRLAGAAPLAEIAAECGFADQAHMTRELARWFGASPERLRRDRALLELACQPALGNWTGEQISTR; translated from the coding sequence GTGCCGGATGGAGCGGCCTTCCTCGCCTGGCAGCATCTGGCGACGGCGCCCGAAAGGACGCCGGTGCTGCCCGACGGCTGCCGCGACGTCCTGGTGCTGCACCGGGCGGGCGCGGCGCCGCAGGTCGTGCTGACCGCATTCGACCTTTGCCCGCGCATCGCCGAACTGGCGGCCGGAACCTTGATCGAGGGCTTTCGCCTGAGGCCGGGGGCCGGCATTGCGCCGCAGGTTCTGGCGGAGATCGCCCGCGACGCGGAGCGTGGATCCGGCGATGGAGTTGCGGAAATCCTCGGCAATGCGCTTGCCGGACTGGAGGGCAGGGGCGGCGACGTCGGCACCGCTATCCGGTTGCTGGCCGGGCCGGGCGAAAGCCTTGCCTCGGTCGCACGCGGGCTCGGCCTGTCGCCGCGCTCGCTGCAGCGGCGGTTCCGCGAGCAGGGCCTGCCGCCGCCCGACCACTGGCGCTTGCTGGGACGGGCACGCAGGGCCGCCGGACGACTGGCCGGCGCAGCCCCGCTGGCGGAGATTGCCGCGGAGTGCGGCTTTGCCGATCAGGCGCACATGACCCGGGAGCTCGCCCGCTGGTTCGGAGCGAGCCCGGAGCGGCTGCGCCGGGATCGCGCCCTTCTGGAGCTGGCGTGTCAGCCGGCGCTCGGCAACTGGACCGGCGAGCAGATTTCCACCAGATAG
- a CDS encoding lytic murein transglycosylase translates to MFLLQSHARGPARSVRRLAGALGLALTLCLPTGAAMADAGFTRWVDGFWSTARAAGVSQATYRRAFQGMTPDEDTIRLMNRQSEFVKPIWEYLDSAVSDTRVENGRQMLQTYARELAVIESRYGVERHAVVAIWGMETNYGNFMGKHYVVRALATLAYAAPRRREFWQRELVTALQILDAGHVSPDRMEGSWAGAMGHTQFMPSSWKQYAADYDGDGRRDIWTNIPDALASTANYLKKHGWQGGKTWGYEVELPRGFDYTLADTDRSLGEWSRIGVRRPGGRDFPRPSDNAELVLPAGASGPAFLMLKNFFVIKRYNNATAYALAVGHLADRIRGGGPFVHAWQRDALPLSKPQAEELQTLLNRRGFSVGTADGQVGPATRRGIRAYQTAAGLIPDGYASVALLEHIRRGR, encoded by the coding sequence ATGTTTTTGCTTCAGAGCCATGCAAGGGGGCCGGCCCGTTCCGTGCGGCGGCTGGCCGGTGCCCTCGGACTTGCGCTGACGCTCTGCCTGCCGACCGGCGCGGCGATGGCCGATGCCGGTTTTACCCGCTGGGTGGACGGATTCTGGTCGACGGCGCGGGCGGCGGGTGTGTCGCAGGCGACCTATCGCCGGGCGTTCCAGGGCATGACGCCGGACGAGGATACGATCCGGCTCATGAACCGGCAGTCGGAATTCGTGAAGCCGATCTGGGAGTACCTGGACAGCGCCGTCTCCGACACGCGCGTCGAGAACGGTCGCCAGATGCTGCAGACCTATGCCCGCGAGCTGGCGGTGATCGAGAGCCGCTACGGCGTCGAGCGCCACGCGGTCGTGGCGATCTGGGGCATGGAGACCAACTACGGCAACTTCATGGGCAAGCACTATGTGGTGCGCGCCCTGGCGACGCTGGCCTATGCCGCGCCGCGCCGGCGCGAGTTCTGGCAGCGTGAGCTGGTGACGGCATTGCAGATCCTCGACGCCGGCCACGTCTCGCCCGACCGGATGGAAGGGTCCTGGGCCGGCGCGATGGGCCACACCCAGTTCATGCCTTCCAGCTGGAAGCAGTATGCGGCCGACTATGACGGCGACGGCCGGCGCGACATCTGGACCAACATCCCCGATGCGCTTGCCTCCACCGCCAACTACCTGAAAAAGCACGGCTGGCAGGGCGGCAAGACCTGGGGTTACGAGGTCGAGCTGCCGCGCGGCTTCGACTACACGCTGGCCGACACCGACCGCTCGCTCGGCGAATGGTCGCGGATCGGCGTGCGCCGCCCCGGCGGTCGCGACTTCCCGCGCCCGTCCGACAATGCCGAGCTGGTGCTGCCAGCCGGCGCGTCGGGCCCGGCCTTCCTGATGCTGAAGAACTTCTTCGTCATCAAGCGCTACAACAACGCCACCGCCTATGCCCTGGCCGTCGGCCATCTCGCCGACCGGATCCGAGGCGGCGGGCCGTTCGTCCATGCCTGGCAGCGCGATGCCCTGCCGCTGTCGAAGCCGCAGGCGGAGGAACTGCAGACGCTGCTCAACCGGCGCGGCTTTTCCGTCGGCACGGCGGACGGGCAGGTGGGACCGGCCACACGGCGCGGCATCCGCGCCTATCAGACGGCAGCTGGCCTGATCCCGGACGGCTATGCCTCGGTGGCGCTGCTGGAGCACATCCGCAGGGGACGCTGA
- a CDS encoding outer membrane beta-barrel protein, whose translation MTRTALSALAVMALLAAQLPTAARVQAQDTGLGSGSASGSGSLFGSAPLASSADTGFDGEAEDGVDPLGREDGVSAQGRSGTRGTISEIGPGAGEEAQALTATGRAEPVQPFSERLRAVQRRSALGGGGRIANTAYAGDTTRDEPRGMRVGSFLLYPELFTGLGWSDNRAGDSNGNGGATYRIAPSLRVQSDWSRHSLGINFRGSYTGYPDSGLEADPNVSSDALLRLEVGERTEVDISGSYGLSMQDRGTAESAGGDQEIHSLGGGLALRRDLGLVGAELRGEVDATYYQGAGGAAANRDRDNALFTATLRVDGNTGAAVTPFAEASVLARRYMDACNNPALCEDRNSSGYGLRAGLAFDNGGKISGDIAVGWRSERLDDARLARLEGMTVDGSLVWSPTRLTTVTALASTSFAPSSLAGTPGSAAYSSDLRVAHGFSDALSGEVGIGYTWRDYTGLVLTEQEARATTALTWALTSNVALQGRYTFRRFISSNPGSSYDSNTIEAGLRFRH comes from the coding sequence ATGACACGTACCGCCCTTTCCGCCCTTGCCGTCATGGCGCTGCTCGCTGCGCAGCTGCCCACGGCCGCGCGCGTCCAGGCGCAGGACACAGGTCTGGGCTCCGGGTCGGCATCGGGATCCGGCTCGCTGTTCGGCTCCGCGCCGCTGGCCTCGTCCGCCGATACCGGTTTCGACGGGGAGGCGGAGGACGGGGTCGATCCGCTCGGCCGCGAGGACGGAGTGTCCGCGCAAGGGCGCAGCGGCACGCGCGGCACGATCTCCGAGATCGGCCCGGGCGCCGGCGAGGAAGCACAGGCGCTGACGGCCACGGGACGCGCCGAGCCGGTTCAGCCGTTCTCCGAAAGACTGCGGGCCGTGCAGAGGCGTTCGGCACTGGGCGGCGGCGGGCGGATCGCCAACACGGCCTATGCCGGCGACACGACGCGGGACGAACCGCGCGGCATGCGCGTCGGCTCTTTCCTGCTCTATCCGGAGCTGTTCACGGGTCTCGGCTGGTCGGACAACCGGGCGGGCGATTCCAACGGCAATGGCGGTGCGACCTATCGCATCGCGCCGAGCCTCAGGGTGCAGTCCGACTGGTCGCGCCACAGCCTCGGCATCAATTTCCGCGGCAGCTATACCGGCTATCCCGACAGCGGGCTCGAGGCCGACCCGAACGTATCGAGCGACGCCTTGCTGCGGCTGGAGGTCGGCGAGCGCACCGAGGTCGACATCTCGGGCAGCTATGGCCTGTCGATGCAGGATCGCGGCACGGCCGAATCGGCCGGCGGCGACCAGGAGATCCATTCGCTCGGCGGCGGTCTGGCGCTGCGCCGGGACCTCGGCCTTGTCGGCGCGGAGCTGCGCGGCGAGGTGGATGCGACCTATTACCAGGGCGCGGGGGGCGCTGCGGCCAATCGCGACCGCGACAATGCGCTGTTCACCGCGACCTTGCGCGTCGACGGCAATACCGGCGCCGCGGTGACACCCTTTGCCGAGGCGAGCGTGCTTGCCCGCCGCTACATGGACGCGTGCAACAATCCGGCGCTGTGCGAAGACCGCAACTCTTCCGGCTATGGCCTCAGGGCCGGCCTTGCCTTCGACAATGGCGGCAAGATCTCCGGCGATATCGCCGTCGGCTGGCGCAGCGAGAGGCTGGACGATGCCCGCCTGGCGCGGCTCGAGGGCATGACGGTGGACGGCTCGCTGGTCTGGTCGCCGACCCGGCTGACCACGGTGACGGCGCTCGCCAGTACCAGTTTCGCCCCGTCCTCGCTGGCCGGAACGCCGGGCTCGGCCGCCTATTCGAGCGACTTGCGGGTGGCGCACGGCTTTAGCGACGCACTGAGCGGCGAGGTCGGCATCGGCTACACCTGGCGCGATTATACCGGCCTCGTGCTCACCGAGCAGGAGGCACGGGCCACGACGGCGCTGACCTGGGCACTGACGTCCAATGTCGCGCTGCAGGGCCGCTACACATTCCGCCGCTTCATCTCGAGCAATCCGGGATCGAGCTACGATTCGAACACGATCGAGGCGGGGTTGAGATTCCGGCACTGA
- a CDS encoding SIS domain-containing protein, whose translation MTAPVALDTSSASSGQDACASALRTIETEAAGLAILKAALGNGLSEPFARAVATIASARGRVIVTGVGKSGHVGAKIAATLASTGTPASFVHATEASHGDLGMITDNDVVLALSWSGETQELAATIAYTRRFKVPLVAITSRSESALGTAADIVLALPKVEEACPHGLAPTTSTILQMATGDALAIALLEARGFTAQDFKVYHPGGRLGASLLHARDVMHGGEKLPLATPATTMRDAIVLITQKGFGVLGIVDEAGQLVGIITDGDLRRHLSHDFLDKTAGDVMTRAPKTIPGDMLLASAMEFLNRTSITAVFVVEDGRPVGIIHLHDLLRHGVA comes from the coding sequence ATGACCGCACCTGTTGCCCTCGACACCTCCTCCGCAAGCAGCGGACAGGACGCCTGCGCCTCTGCCCTGCGGACGATCGAGACCGAGGCGGCAGGCCTTGCGATCCTGAAGGCCGCGCTCGGCAACGGCCTGTCCGAGCCTTTCGCCCGCGCGGTCGCGACCATCGCCTCGGCGCGCGGCCGGGTGATCGTCACCGGCGTCGGCAAGAGCGGCCATGTCGGCGCCAAGATCGCCGCGACGCTCGCCTCCACCGGTACGCCCGCCTCCTTCGTGCATGCGACCGAGGCCAGCCACGGCGATCTCGGCATGATCACCGACAATGACGTGGTGCTGGCGCTGTCCTGGTCCGGCGAGACGCAGGAACTGGCCGCGACCATCGCCTATACGCGCCGCTTCAAGGTGCCGCTCGTCGCCATCACCTCGCGCTCCGAGAGCGCTCTTGGCACTGCCGCCGACATCGTGCTGGCGCTGCCCAAGGTCGAGGAGGCTTGCCCGCACGGCCTGGCGCCGACCACCTCGACGATCCTGCAGATGGCGACCGGCGACGCGCTGGCCATCGCGCTGCTGGAAGCGCGCGGCTTCACCGCCCAGGATTTCAAGGTCTATCACCCCGGCGGCCGGCTCGGTGCCAGCCTGCTGCATGCCCGCGACGTGATGCATGGCGGCGAGAAACTGCCGCTCGCCACCCCGGCGACCACCATGCGCGACGCCATCGTCCTGATCACGCAGAAGGGCTTCGGCGTGCTCGGCATCGTCGACGAGGCCGGACAGTTGGTCGGCATCATCACCGATGGCGACCTGCGCCGCCATCTCAGCCACGATTTCCTCGACAAGACCGCCGGCGACGTCATGACCCGCGCGCCGAAGACCATTCCCGGCGACATGCTGCTGGCCTCGGCAATGGAGTTCCTCAACCGCACCTCGATCACGGCGGTTTTCGTCGTCGAGGACGGGCGTCCGGTCGGCATCATCCATCTGCACGATCTGCTCCGGCATGGCGTCGCCTGA
- a CDS encoding motility protein A encodes MDLGSIIGIVAAFVVVLIAIMLGGNLTQFIDVPSILIVIGGGFAATLVRFPLAGIGGAFVVGGKVAFTHKKSSPRDLIEEISTLADIVRKSGPLGLENVEVSDPTLAKGVQYIADGYEGEFIKDAMERDRDLYLDRLQEGRKVFKALGDSAPAFGMIGTLVGLVQMLATMDDPSTIGPSMAIALLTTLYGALIANVVCLPLVDKLDSKFETEEVNQTLVIDGILQIRENKSPALIRDMLIAYLPEKARAEFAEAA; translated from the coding sequence ATGGATCTCGGTTCGATCATCGGCATCGTTGCAGCATTTGTGGTCGTCCTCATCGCCATCATGCTGGGCGGCAACCTCACCCAGTTCATTGACGTTCCCTCCATTCTGATCGTCATCGGCGGCGGTTTCGCCGCGACCCTGGTGCGCTTCCCGCTCGCCGGAATCGGCGGCGCCTTCGTGGTCGGAGGCAAGGTCGCCTTCACCCACAAGAAGTCGAGCCCGCGCGACCTGATCGAGGAGATCAGCACGCTTGCCGACATCGTCCGCAAGTCCGGCCCGCTGGGCCTGGAAAATGTCGAGGTGAGCGATCCGACCCTGGCCAAGGGCGTGCAGTACATCGCCGATGGCTATGAGGGAGAGTTCATCAAGGACGCGATGGAGCGCGACCGCGACCTCTATCTCGACCGCCTGCAGGAAGGGCGCAAGGTGTTCAAGGCGCTCGGCGATTCCGCGCCGGCCTTCGGCATGATCGGCACCCTGGTCGGCCTGGTGCAGATGCTCGCGACCATGGACGATCCCTCCACCATTGGCCCGTCGATGGCCATCGCGCTGCTGACGACGCTCTACGGCGCCCTGATCGCCAACGTCGTCTGCCTGCCGCTGGTCGACAAGCTCGATTCGAAATTCGAGACCGAAGAGGTCAACCAGACCCTCGTCATCGACGGCATCCTGCAGATCCGCGAGAACAAGAGCCCGGCCCTGATCCGAGACATGCTGATCGCCTATCTGCCGGAAAAGGCCCGCGCCGAGTTCGCGGAAGCCGCCTGA
- a CDS encoding flagellar motor protein MotB encodes MARKKNAGGGGAPEWLVTFADLMSLLVCFFVLIISFSIQDKQKLQIVAGSMREAFGVKETSRRTGIIEVEGIPVRDYMKDVSQVPEEVDSDFSQERHEQRRKQGPEANTHDVRKSDIEHPRQFATAAASLRQAWQEMPDITEISSNIILEETDEGLNISLVDQDGRSMFPEGSKYPYELTRRLLSKMAPVIGRMPNRIQITGHTTSGGIALNPSYTNWELSADRANAARQILTEYGVPADRFYGVVGKADSEPLFPNDPYLAANRRIGILLMREEPPIPLGHNP; translated from the coding sequence ATGGCCAGAAAAAAGAACGCAGGCGGCGGCGGCGCCCCGGAATGGCTGGTCACCTTCGCCGACCTGATGTCCCTGCTCGTCTGCTTCTTCGTGCTGATCATCTCCTTCTCGATCCAGGACAAGCAGAAACTGCAGATCGTCGCCGGCTCGATGCGCGAGGCCTTCGGCGTCAAGGAAACGTCCCGGCGCACCGGCATCATCGAGGTCGAGGGCATCCCCGTCCGCGACTACATGAAGGACGTCAGTCAGGTTCCCGAAGAGGTGGATTCCGATTTCTCGCAGGAGCGGCACGAGCAACGCCGCAAGCAGGGGCCGGAAGCCAATACCCACGATGTGCGCAAGTCGGACATCGAGCATCCGCGCCAGTTCGCCACCGCCGCGGCCTCCCTGCGCCAGGCCTGGCAGGAAATGCCAGACATCACCGAAATCTCCTCCAACATCATCCTGGAGGAGACCGATGAAGGCCTGAACATCAGCCTCGTCGACCAGGACGGCCGCTCGATGTTCCCGGAAGGCTCGAAATACCCGTATGAGCTGACCCGCCGCCTGCTGTCGAAGATGGCCCCGGTCATCGGCCGGATGCCGAACCGCATCCAGATCACCGGCCACACCACCTCGGGCGGCATCGCGCTGAACCCCAGCTACACCAACTGGGAGCTTTCGGCCGATCGCGCCAATGCCGCGCGCCAGATTCTGACCGAATACGGCGTGCCCGCCGACCGGTTTTACGGTGTCGTCGGCAAGGCCGACAGCGAACCGCTGTTCCCCAACGACCCTTATCTTGCCGCCAACCGCCGCATCGGCATCTTGCTGATGCGCGAGGAACCGCCGATCCCGCTCGGCCACAATCCGTAA
- a CDS encoding NfeD family protein gives MTMIERLVMELGPWIWWIGGLLLLGLEVLAPGTFFLWFGLAAIVVGTLAILVEMPWQLEIVLFGLLSVIAVVVGRLYMRRQGSEGDEAGLNQRGARMVGREFVLAAPISGGQGSVRFDDSVWRVSGPDCPAGTRIRVVGVDGSTLVVTPVEG, from the coding sequence ATGACCATGATCGAGCGTCTGGTGATGGAGCTGGGCCCGTGGATCTGGTGGATCGGCGGTCTGCTCCTGCTCGGCCTCGAGGTTCTGGCGCCGGGCACGTTCTTCCTGTGGTTCGGCCTTGCCGCCATCGTCGTCGGCACGCTGGCGATCCTGGTCGAAATGCCCTGGCAGCTGGAAATCGTGCTGTTCGGGCTGCTGTCGGTGATCGCCGTGGTTGTCGGGCGCCTCTACATGCGCCGGCAGGGCAGCGAGGGCGATGAGGCCGGGCTCAACCAGCGCGGGGCGCGCATGGTGGGTCGCGAATTCGTGCTGGCCGCGCCGATCTCCGGCGGGCAGGGCTCGGTCCGGTTCGACGACAGCGTCTGGCGGGTGAGCGGGCCCGATTGCCCGGCCGGCACGCGCATCCGTGTCGTCGGGGTCGATGGCAGCACGCTGGTGGTGACGCCCGTCGAGGGCTGA
- a CDS encoding SPFH domain-containing protein: MLEGLFGFDILVLVLLVLLVLVVLAGVKTVPQGYNYTVERFGRYRKTLTPGLNIIVPFVDRVGHQINMMEQVLDVPTQEVITRDNATVSADGVTFYQVLDAARAAYEVSGLENAILNLTMTNIRSVMGSMDLDELLSNRDEINARLLRVVDAAASPWGIKMTRIEIKDINPPRDLVEAMGRQMKAEREKRASILEAEGKRASEILQAEGEKQSLILEAEGRREAAFRDAEARERSAEAEANATRMVSEAIAAGDMQAINYFVANKYVEALGQFARSPNQKLLILPTETTAILGSLSGIAEIAKEAFGPGGGSSRPRGSVPTTSGPSRDGSEPRG; encoded by the coding sequence ATGCTCGAAGGCCTTTTTGGTTTCGATATCCTCGTTCTGGTTCTGCTCGTCCTGCTGGTCCTTGTTGTCCTGGCAGGCGTCAAGACCGTACCGCAGGGCTACAACTACACCGTCGAGCGCTTCGGCCGGTATCGCAAGACGCTGACCCCGGGCCTCAACATCATCGTCCCCTTCGTCGACCGCGTCGGCCATCAGATCAACATGATGGAGCAGGTGCTCGACGTTCCGACGCAGGAAGTGATCACCCGCGACAATGCCACGGTGAGCGCCGACGGCGTCACCTTCTACCAGGTGCTCGATGCGGCGCGCGCCGCCTACGAGGTCTCGGGCCTGGAGAATGCGATCCTGAACCTGACCATGACCAACATCCGTTCGGTCATGGGGTCGATGGATCTCGACGAACTGCTGTCCAACCGCGACGAGATCAACGCCCGCCTGCTGCGGGTGGTGGATGCGGCCGCCTCTCCCTGGGGCATCAAGATGACCCGCATCGAGATCAAGGACATCAACCCGCCGCGCGACCTCGTCGAGGCGATGGGCCGTCAGATGAAGGCGGAGCGCGAGAAGCGCGCCTCGATCCTGGAAGCGGAGGGCAAGCGGGCCTCGGAAATCCTGCAGGCGGAAGGCGAGAAGCAGTCGCTGATCCTGGAGGCGGAAGGCCGGCGCGAGGCCGCGTTCCGCGATGCGGAGGCGCGGGAACGCTCCGCCGAGGCCGAGGCCAACGCGACCCGCATGGTCAGCGAGGCGATCGCCGCCGGCGACATGCAGGCGATCAACTATTTCGTCGCCAACAAATATGTCGAGGCGCTCGGCCAGTTCGCCCGCTCTCCGAACCAGAAGCTCCTGATCCTGCCGACCGAGACCACCGCCATCCTCGGCTCGCTCTCGGGCATCGCCGAGATCGCCAAGGAGGCGTTCGGCCCGGGCGGCGGGTCGTCGCGGCCGCGCGGCAGCGTGCCCACGACCAGCGGTCCGTCGCGTGACGGCAGCGAGCCGCGGGGATGA